In a genomic window of Mycolicibacillus parakoreensis:
- a CDS encoding M15 family metallopeptidase: MARAVAVAVLLGVLACGVPVSPAGADVPPVSPAATADGLTDVRAVVPDAVIDLRYATPDNFTGVQLYPADARCLVHRSMADGLAAAAATLRAGGERLVFWDCYRPHAVQVRMFEVVPDPAWVARPGTAARSHEAGRSVDVTLAAAQSPCPPERRLGDGLCLADMGTGFDDFTARAHAGATDGLSATARDNRARLTAAMAAGGLSVYSGEWWHFDGPGAGVDRPFLTAPVN, from the coding sequence ATGGCGCGTGCGGTGGCGGTGGCGGTGCTCCTCGGGGTCCTCGCCTGCGGTGTGCCGGTGAGCCCGGCGGGCGCCGACGTCCCGCCGGTGAGCCCGGCGGCGACCGCCGACGGCCTCACCGACGTGCGCGCCGTGGTGCCCGACGCGGTGATCGACCTGCGCTACGCCACCCCCGACAATTTCACCGGGGTGCAGCTCTATCCCGCCGACGCCCGCTGCCTGGTGCACCGGTCGATGGCCGACGGGCTGGCCGCCGCGGCCGCGACGCTGCGCGCCGGCGGCGAACGGCTGGTGTTCTGGGACTGCTACCGGCCGCATGCGGTGCAGGTCCGCATGTTCGAGGTGGTGCCCGACCCGGCCTGGGTGGCGCGTCCGGGCACGGCGGCGCGCAGCCACGAGGCGGGCCGCTCGGTGGATGTCACCCTGGCCGCCGCGCAGAGCCCGTGCCCGCCGGAGCGCCGCCTCGGCGACGGCCTGTGCCTGGCCGACATGGGCACCGGGTTCGACGACTTCACCGCCCGCGCGCACGCCGGGGCCACCGACGGCCTCAGCGCCACCGCCCGGGACAACCGCGCCCGGCTGACCGCGGCGATGGCCGCCGGCGGGCTCAGCGTCTACTCCGGCGAGTG